The genomic DNA TCACCAACTAAAACAATAGCCAAGTGTGGGATAGGCTTACCTTCCTTTGCCAATGTCTGTACTTGCTCTGCAAGTGATTGCCTAAGGAAGTGCGCTACTTGTTTTCCATCTAAGATAACTGCCATGAATAATAATAAGTTGATGCATTCTATTAAGCTATAAAATTACTAGGATATGGTTACTCTAGTTTTAATACAGCTAGAAAAGCTTCTTGTGGTACTTCTACTGACCCTATCTGACGCATACGCTTTTTCCCTTTCTTTTGTTTTTCAAGTAGTTTCCTTTTTCGGGATATATCACCTCCATAACATTTTGCAATTACATTTTTGCGCATAGCTTTAATAGTTTCTCTCGCAATAACTTTTGTGCCAATAGCAGCTTGGATAGGAATTTCAAACATTTGTTTGGGTAAAAGTTCCTTTAGCTTAGCACATAATTTTTTTCCTAACTCATATGCTTTATCTCGGTGTACAATGGCAGAAAGGGCATCTATTTTCTCTTCATTAAGTAGAATATCTAATTTAACTAGTTTAGAAGCTTCAAATCCAAGCAGTTCGTAGTCTAATGAAGCATAGCCTTTTGAAATGGTTTTGAGCTTATCAAAAAAGTCAAATACAACTTCTGCTAAAGGTAGCTTAAAAGTTAGCTCTACTCGTTCTGGTGTAAGATAAGTTTGATTTTGAAGAGCACCTCGTTTGTCTACACATAGCTTAATAATATTACCAATAAATTCGGGTTTTGTAATAATCTGTGCTCTAATAAAAGGTTCTTGAATTTCATCAATAAGGTTAGGATCAGGTAATTCAGAAGGTGCGTTCACTTCATGTAAATCACCTTGTTTGTCTATAACATGAAATTGTACGGAAGGTACAGTCGTAATCACAGTCATATCAAACTCTCGCTCCAAACGCTCTTGTACAATTTCCATATGAAGCATACCTAAAAATCCACATCGAAATCCTATACCCAAAGCAGCTGAGCTCTCATGAGTCCATACCAAGGAGGCATCGTTGAGCTGTAATTTTTCGATAGCAGTACGTAATTCTTCATATTCATTAGATTCTACTGGATAGATACCTGCGTAAACCATGGGTTTCACATCTTCAAAGCCTTTGATAGCCTCTTTGCAAGGATTGTTAACATGTGTAATGGTATCACCAACTTTTACTTCACGGGCATTTTTTATGCCAGAAATTAAATAGCCTACATATCCAGCACTTAAAGATTCCTGGGGTATTTGGCCTAAACGAAGTACGCCAATCTCATCTGCTTCGTACGACTTGCCTGTATTGACAAATTTAACCTGATCTCCCTGCTTAATAGTACCATTAAATATTCTAAAGTAAACTTCTACTCCTTTAAAAGAATTATATACAGAGTCAAAGATCATGGCTTGTAAAGGAGCATCAACTAAGCCAGTAGGAGGAGAAATACGTTCTATAATGGCTTGTAAGATATCTTCTATACCTATGCCTTGCTTGGCGCTTGCAGGAATAATATCTTCTCGGTCGCAACCTAACAAATCAACAATCTGATCTTTTACTTCTTCAGGCATAGCACCTGGAAGATCTATTTTGTTGAGTACAGGAATAATGGTTAGGTCGTGTTCTAGCGCTAAATATAAATTAGAAATTGTTTGTGCTTCTATGCCTTGTGAAGCATCTATAACCAGAAGAGCTCCTTCACAGGCAGCAATAGACCTTGAAACTTCATAGGAAAAGTCCACGTGGCCAGGTGTATCAATAAGATTAAGCACATAATCTGTTCCCTTAAAAGTATAGCGCATCTGTATAGCATGGCTTTTAATTGTAATACCACGCTCACGCTCTAAATCCATATTGTCTAATAGCTGGTCTTGGGAGGCTTTTCCAGATATTGTACCCGTGGCCTCAAGCAAACGATCTGCTAGCGTGCTCTTTCCATGGTCTATGTGCGCAATAATGCAAAAATTTCTAATGTTTTTCATATGGGGCTTAAAATAAACAAAGATATAGGTATTTTGGATAAACCTTTATGTTTATCGTATACAACGTATATGCTTAATAAAAAAATCTATAAACATAAATTACTTTACATTTTAATAGCTTAAATATGTTCAATATTTTGATTTCTTATCTTATATTTGCATTTCTAATAAGCATATTTAAGCGCTCATACCATGAACGAATTAATTAAAATGGTCGGTATCGACTACACAGAGCAGCGGAAAAAATTTCCAGACTTTAAAGCAGGCGATACCATTAATGTACATATTAAAATTAGTGAAGGAAAAAAAGAACGTATACAACAGTTTCAAGGGGTAGTTATTCAAAGAAGGAACCCTAATACAAATGGTGAAACTTTTACAGTACGCAAGATATCTGAAGGTATCGGTGTAGAGAGAATCTTTCCTCTGCTTTCTCCAACTATTGAAAAAATAGAACTTAAACAGCAAGGTCTTGTTAGAAGAGCTAGGTTGTTTTACTTGCAAGGTAAACAAGGTAAGGCTGCTAGAATTAAAGCAAAGATCACTTCAAAAGCTTAAATCAATATTAAAAAGCTGTTTGCTGGAGCTTACACAGTCAATACAATTTTATTATGTAGAGAAGGTAATATTTTAAGTATTGCCTTCTACTATGCTCTTCTCATATCTTCTTTCCGTTGGTACAATAGTTTTTTAATGCCTAGTTGAAGTATATATGCATATTATGCTATACCAATCGTGGGGATTCTGCACAGTTTCAATAGGTTTATATTGTTTATAGCATAGCTATATAGCTTCACTTTTAATGATTAATAGGTATAAGTGTCAGCGTTGTTGAAGACTATGTGCATTGAATATTACCTGACTACAATAACACTAGCTTTACTTATTATCTTAAAGTAAACTTTTCACAATAACTATTTAGGTTTCCTGCTAAATTTCAAGAAATTGAGATAAATATATAGGGGTCGGCTCAGAATTCGGAATTTATAGCACGTTAATGAACTATAGGAATACGCAAGGGTCTAAATTTACCTTTTTCAAAGGGTTTATTGGCTGGCCAGAGATAGTCTCCTGTCAGATTAATATGCTCCCAGCCAAGAGGAGATATATGACTTAACAGGTTTTCATCAATAGTCTGACCTTGATCTTTTAAGAATTGGATAGCTTGTTCTAAATAAACTGTATTCCATAGAATAATTGCTGCTACTACCAAGTTAAGGCCAAAAGCTCGGTAGCGTTGGTTTCCAAAACTACGCTCACGTATTTGGCCACGTCTATTAAAAAATACAGCTCTTGCTAAGGTATTTTTAGCTTATCCTTTATTAAGACCGGTGTTAACGCGCTGACGCAGCTCCACATTTTGTAGCCAGTCTAAGGTAAAGGGACTACGTCCAATCCGGCCCAGCTCTCTTAGGGCTATGGCAAGTCTGTTTTGACGCGGATAACTTACTTACTTACTATTAAGGAAACTGTTACAGTCCCTTGTTTGATAGAGGTAACAGTCGTAAGATATCATCCCAATGATGCTGGATATGCTTAGAGCCTGTTCATAAACTTTGTTTAATAAGCTATCAGCTATTACATTAGTCAGGATAATGATCGATAATCTGATAAAAAAGGAGCTTATCTATGACTCAAGGGTATCCTAGCAATATTAATAGAGAACAATTTGAAGTTATACGCCCTATCTTGGAATCAGCCCGCAAGAAAACTAAACCTCGCCAGGTAGATCTATAAGAGGTGTTCTCTGGCTTACTGTATCTGCTCAAGACAGGCTGCCAATGGAGAATATTGCCTAAAGATTTTCCTAAATGGCCTACCGTAGGTGCTTATTTTCAGATATGGAGTAAAAAGCAAGAAAATGGCTTAAGCTTTCTAGAAGAAGCATTAAAAAATAGGGTTACCCGCCTGAGGAAGCAATCAGGTAGACAAGCCCAAACGAGCCTAGTTATAGTAGATGCACAAAGTGTAAAAAATACAGATACAGCTAAAGAGAAAGGCTATGATGGAGCTAAAAAGATAAAGGGGATCAAGCGCCATATAGCCGTAGACAGCCAAGGCTTACCCCATGGGATATATATCATAAAGGCTAGTGAAACAGATAGAGCTGGAGCAATAAGTATGCTAACAGAGCACAAGGAGCAATTAGCTAAGGTAAAGAAGGTGCTAGCAGATGGAGGCTATCGTGGAGAAGTGTTTGCCAATCAAGTAAAAGAGGTGCTTCAAGGATCGGAGGTAAAAGTAGCCAAAAGGAGTGAATTGCATCAATTTAAGGTAATACCTAAGCGATGGATAGTAGAGCGAAGTTTTGGCTGATTGGAAAAATGTCGGCGCTTATGGAAGAACTGTGAAAGAAGATTATCGACAAGCTTACAAATGGTAGTGCTAGCATTTCTGAGGATATGCCTACTAAGATTATGAACAGGCTCTTAGAAGAACTTGCAAACGAATATAATGCAGAGATAAGAGGGTGGTATGGCTATTATGGGAGATTCTATCCATTGGAAATGAGGAAGATATGGGAACATATAAATTGGTATCTAGTACAATGGGTTAGGAGAAAGTATAAAAAGTTAGCGAAGAGTAGCATACGGGCCAGAGGATATCTGAAGCGTATAGCGAGTCAAAATCGAGACCTATTCATACATTGGAGACTTGGAGTACTTCCAGAAGCTGAAATGGTGGAAGCGGTGTGAGCTGAGAGGTTCATGCACCGTTTTAAGAGGGGCTGAGGTTGAAATACCTCGGTCTACTCACCTGTACAAGTCAAGATTTAAACTGACAGACAGATTACAACAGGGGATGCAAATTGTCAGCATACTCTAGCCTGTCTGGTGTGCTAGAAAGATAC from Candidatus Amoebophilus asiaticus 5a2 includes the following:
- the rplS gene encoding 50S ribosomal protein L19, whose product is MNELIKMVGIDYTEQRKKFPDFKAGDTINVHIKISEGKKERIQQFQGVVIQRRNPNTNGETFTVRKISEGIGVERIFPLLSPTIEKIELKQQGLVRRARLFYLQGKQGKAARIKAKITSKA
- the lepA gene encoding translation elongation factor 4, translated to MKNIRNFCIIAHIDHGKSTLADRLLEATGTISGKASQDQLLDNMDLERERGITIKSHAIQMRYTFKGTDYVLNLIDTPGHVDFSYEVSRSIAACEGALLVIDASQGIEAQTISNLYLALEHDLTIIPVLNKIDLPGAMPEEVKDQIVDLLGCDREDIIPASAKQGIGIEDILQAIIERISPPTGLVDAPLQAMIFDSVYNSFKGVEVYFRIFNGTIKQGDQVKFVNTGKSYEADEIGVLRLGQIPQESLSAGYVGYLISGIKNAREVKVGDTITHVNNPCKEAIKGFEDVKPMVYAGIYPVESNEYEELRTAIEKLQLNDASLVWTHESSAALGIGFRCGFLGMLHMEIVQERLEREFDMTVITTVPSVQFHVIDKQGDLHEVNAPSELPDPNLIDEIQEPFIRAQIITKPEFIGNIIKLCVDKRGALQNQTYLTPERVELTFKLPLAEVVFDFFDKLKTISKGYASLDYELLGFEASKLVKLDILLNEEKIDALSAIVHRDKAYELGKKLCAKLKELLPKQMFEIPIQAAIGTKVIARETIKAMRKNVIAKCYGGDISRKRKLLEKQKKGKKRMRQIGSVEVPQEAFLAVLKLE
- a CDS encoding group II intron maturase-specific domain-containing protein — its product is MNRLLEELANEYNAEIRGWYGYYGRFYPLEMRKIWEHINWYLVQWVRRKYKKLAKSSIRARGYLKRIASQNRDLFIHWRLGVLPEAEMVEAV